Part of the Roseobacter litoralis Och 149 genome, TCTTTCCACAAGCGGTGGATGCCGACGGACATGACGTCATTCATGATGTCATACTTGCTGGCCACTGAGGAAAAGACGCCCTGCACGCGCCCGGCTTTCTCGCCTTCCGGCACGGTTTCGAATCCAAAATGGGTGGTTTTATTGCTGTCGTCGGTCATCGGTACTTGCGGTCCTCGGCTTTCGAGCTTTGTTATAGAGCGCGAAGGGCTGGGCACAATGCGTCCCTTTCGTCACAGCGATCAGAATGAGTAAGACGCCTTGAGAAACTTGGCAAGCAAACGGAAGTGTAGTTCGCAAAATGCGCCTTGATAAAGAAGCCGAGCAAGCCCAAGCGACACTTCCAGCGCCCGCCGCCGCGACAAGAAAGCTGACAGAATATGCCTGAACTGCCCGAAGTAGAGACGGTGCGCCGTGGCCTGACCCCGGCGATGGAGGGCGTGGTGATCAAGCAGGCGGACGTGAACCGCCCTGATTTACGCTGGCCCTTCCCTGTTGATATGGCCGCCCGGCTGACCGGTAAACGGGTGGAAAGGCTGCGGCGACGCTCAAAATATATTCTCATGGACCTCGACAGCGGGGAAACCTTGCTGGTTCATCTTGGCATGTCGGGCCGTATGTTGGTGTCAGGTGACCCGCTGGGGCAGTTTGTGCATAGGCATCCGGCCCCCGAAAAACACGACCATGTGGTGTTCCATATGGCCAATAATGCGCGCATCACCTTTAACGATCCGCGCCGCTTTGGGGCGATGGACCTGATGGAGACCGCCAGTGCCGACGCGCATAAGCTGCTCGCGGTCCTCGGGCCGGAACCGCTGGGTAACGATTTCCATGAATCACATCTGATTGCGGCGTTCAAAAACAAGAATTCCCCGGTGAAATCTGTGCTGCTGGATCAGCGGATCGTGTCCGGTTTGGGCAATATCTATGTCTGCGAGGCGCTTTTTCGCGCAAAAATTCACCCCACACGCAAAGCGGGCAAGATTTCTGGCGCACGTGTGGCCGGCCTTGTGCCGATTGTCCGCGAGGTGCTTGCAGAGGCTATCGAAGCGGGTGGATCATCCTTACGTGATTTCCGTCAAGCTGATGGAGAGCTTGGATATTTTCAGCATAGCTTTGATGCTTATGGACGCGAGGGCGACCCCTGCAAAAGGTCAGGTTGCACGGGGCAAATCCGGCGAATCGTACAGTCCGGACGCTCATCTTTCTATTGCACGCAATGCCAAAGATAGCTTGAACCAGCCCGAAGGAGTGGTAGAGACTGCGAACTCAGGTCAACAACAAAGAGCTTTCTTCATGGCTTATGAAACGATCATCGTAGATGTGGAAGACCACGTCGCACAGATCACACTGAACCGTCCCGATGCGCTCAATGCGCTCAACGACGAATTGATGAGCGAATTGGCAAATGCACTGACTGCCGCACAGAACAACGACAAGGTCCGCTGCATCATCCTGACCGGATCGGAAAAAGCCTTCGCCGCTGGCGCTGATATCTCCATGATGAAAGACAAGAGCTTCGTCGAAGTGTTCTCAGGTGATCTGTTCACGGCCGAAACAGAAGAAATCATGCGCGTGCGCAAGCCGATCATCGCTGCTGTTTCAGGATATGCGCTGGGCGGCGGATGTGAATTGGCGATGATGTGTGATTTCATCATTTGTTCAGAGACGGCGAAGTTCGGACAGCCCGAGATCAACCTCGGCGTGGTGGCCGGCCTCGGCGGTACGCAGCGCCTGACGCGTCTGGTCGGCAAATCAAAAGCGATGGATATGAATTTGACCGGTCGCTTTATGGATGCGGAAGAAGCAGAACGCTCAGGGCTGGTCAGCCGCGTTGTGCCCTGCAAGAAACTGATGGATGAGGCACATGGTGCGGCGCAGCGGATCGCCGAAAAATCCATGGTCTCGGTCATGGTCGTCAAAGAA contains:
- the mutM gene encoding bifunctional DNA-formamidopyrimidine glycosylase/DNA-(apurinic or apyrimidinic site) lyase; the encoded protein is MPELPEVETVRRGLTPAMEGVVIKQADVNRPDLRWPFPVDMAARLTGKRVERLRRRSKYILMDLDSGETLLVHLGMSGRMLVSGDPLGQFVHRHPAPEKHDHVVFHMANNARITFNDPRRFGAMDLMETASADAHKLLAVLGPEPLGNDFHESHLIAAFKNKNSPVKSVLLDQRIVSGLGNIYVCEALFRAKIHPTRKAGKISGARVAGLVPIVREVLAEAIEAGGSSLRDFRQADGELGYFQHSFDAYGREGDPCKRSGCTGQIRRIVQSGRSSFYCTQCQR
- a CDS encoding enoyl-CoA hydratase; its protein translation is MAYETIIVDVEDHVAQITLNRPDALNALNDELMSELANALTAAQNNDKVRCIILTGSEKAFAAGADISMMKDKSFVEVFSGDLFTAETEEIMRVRKPIIAAVSGYALGGGCELAMMCDFIICSETAKFGQPEINLGVVAGLGGTQRLTRLVGKSKAMDMNLTGRFMDAEEAERSGLVSRVVPCKKLMDEAHGAAQRIAEKSMVSVMVVKEAVNRAYETTLREGLLFERRMFHSLFATEDQKEGMSAFVEKREAQFRDR